From a single Solirubrobacterales bacterium genomic region:
- a CDS encoding TetR/AcrR family transcriptional regulator, which yields MESADHQEELDPFGTGKLPSGRHGLPREAVVRSQRERMVEAMITVVANKGYAETTVADIISAAGVSRATFYEQFTDKEDCFIAAYGTVMGRMLEYVAEGFTERRSGEWIDQIRGAIGALLTYFATNPVAARVGIVEGFGAGARARDRYQQAVSSFFPFMDAARAGSPDPERIPPKTARMGVGALSTLMFDEAAAGRADELPARLPEMVYMVVSLYLGREKAREAMKETTRQLEEARVVKATASTSEHPGSDGTK from the coding sequence ATGGAGTCAGCGGACCATCAGGAAGAGCTCGATCCTTTCGGGACCGGCAAGCTGCCCAGCGGACGTCACGGCCTTCCGCGGGAGGCGGTGGTGCGCTCCCAGCGTGAGCGCATGGTCGAGGCGATGATCACCGTGGTCGCCAACAAGGGCTACGCGGAAACCACCGTGGCCGACATCATCTCCGCCGCCGGCGTGTCACGGGCCACCTTCTACGAGCAGTTCACCGACAAGGAGGACTGCTTCATCGCCGCCTACGGAACGGTGATGGGCCGGATGCTGGAGTACGTCGCCGAGGGCTTCACCGAGCGGCGCTCCGGTGAGTGGATCGATCAGATCCGCGGCGCGATCGGTGCCCTGCTCACCTATTTCGCGACCAATCCGGTTGCCGCCCGGGTTGGGATCGTCGAGGGTTTCGGGGCCGGCGCCCGGGCCCGTGACCGCTACCAGCAGGCGGTCAGCTCCTTCTTTCCTTTCATGGACGCCGCTCGCGCCGGCTCGCCCGATCCGGAGCGGATTCCCCCGAAGACCGCCCGGATGGGGGTTGGGGCCCTCTCGACCCTGATGTTCGATGAGGCCGCCGCCGGACGGGCGGACGAACTCCCGGCCCGACTCCCCGAAATGGTCTACATGGTGGTTTCGCTCTATCTCGGTCGCGAAAAGGCCCGCGAGGCGATGAAGGAAACCACCCGGCAGCTTGAGGAGGCGAGGGTGGTCAAGGCCACCGCTTCCACATCGGAACATCCGGGATCGGACGGCACCAAGTGA
- a CDS encoding TetR/AcrR family transcriptional regulator, protein MTSPETRRLPSGRHNLPREFVINSQRDRLLDSMAEACSEKRYAEVSVADVVARARVSRSTFYEIFPDKEACFLAAYDAILGRFVSEVIRACSDRGLTWTEQVEIGIETSLNFLAAEPAFARMCIVDMFSAGQSALDRYLSALRLISGFIDTGRQRMPGNEDVPPSVAGMVVGGAAVVIRGEIVDERTELLPAVGPDLLYGILAHYVDQDEALAQAESYASRIGPPPAQAGLTAP, encoded by the coding sequence GTGACCTCGCCGGAGACCAGGAGACTGCCCTCGGGGCGCCACAATCTGCCGCGGGAGTTCGTGATCAACTCCCAGCGCGACCGGCTGCTCGACTCGATGGCTGAAGCCTGCTCCGAGAAACGTTACGCCGAGGTTTCGGTGGCCGACGTGGTCGCTCGGGCCAGGGTGTCCCGATCCACCTTCTACGAGATCTTTCCCGACAAGGAAGCCTGCTTCCTGGCCGCCTACGACGCGATACTCGGTCGTTTCGTCAGCGAAGTGATCCGGGCCTGCTCGGACCGGGGCCTGACCTGGACCGAGCAGGTCGAGATCGGGATCGAGACCTCGCTCAACTTCCTTGCCGCGGAACCGGCCTTCGCCCGAATGTGCATCGTCGACATGTTCTCGGCCGGACAGTCCGCCCTCGACCGGTATCTCTCCGCGCTGCGTCTGATCTCCGGGTTCATCGACACCGGCCGCCAGCGGATGCCCGGCAACGAGGATGTCCCCCCGTCGGTTGCCGGAATGGTGGTCGGTGGCGCGGCGGTGGTGATTCGGGGCGAGATCGTCGACGAACGGACCGAACTGCTGCCCGCGGTCGGACCGGACCTGCTCTACGGGATCCTGGCTCACTACGTGGATCAGGACGAGGCGCTCGCACAGGCCGAAAGTTACGCCTCCCGGATCGGACCACCGCCTGCTCAAGCCGGGCTCACGGCCCCGTAA
- a CDS encoding WYL domain-containing protein, with translation MAKDTEKLIRQLSLISFLMAQGRPVSALEIKREVEGYSVMNEDAFARRFYADRAELDSLGIELQVDRPGDGFFEAELYTLPPENFYLPVIEFTDDELAALRTSLSLLTEGEFAYAEPLRLALQQVAWGHPNPLADPDRTPVSMAKFASTSSRDLTQRLARIETAISRHKTVTFEYHTIERDEVARRKVDPYHLVFRGGQFYLIGYAHEREAVRVFRLSRIRGKVGYATKSEHDFTPPEEFERRDYAELADWQLGEQTGTARLFFRERIAWLIERDFGRHGTVTQADPEETGEPGIVLETGYASERELIAWVLRWRQNAEVLGPERLRDVADDRIALLRDRHLKNFDLADPSEEAAPPARERRQRKKSRSPAAIRPERFGRLVTLAGMLIGAAKENRLLSVSDLCRRFELSAEELRNDIDVLNVVNFGGGTYVLYAEIKGGSIEIDSEPYGDSFARPARLLPLEAKALVAAIDLVGDHLPQTRLDSAREKIIEALGHDPAREGLAIAVESGGAAAARVVNEAIAAHRVLKLNYYKENEDTFSERTVEPYRLENGREGWYAECFDLDRKAMRHFKLDRIKTAEITGESFDPRPEAIELAGVEGWMSDGKVPEASVARVWVSPERSRWLREERNVVEELVDGSVVVELPYAGTPWLVREILRGAGDLVVLDPPEAREAISRELAA, from the coding sequence ATGGCCAAGGACACCGAAAAGCTCATCCGCCAGCTCTCCCTGATCTCGTTCCTGATGGCCCAGGGACGGCCGGTTTCGGCGCTTGAGATCAAGCGCGAGGTCGAGGGATACAGCGTGATGAACGAGGATGCCTTCGCCCGCCGTTTCTACGCCGACCGGGCTGAACTGGACAGCCTCGGGATTGAGCTTCAGGTGGATCGTCCGGGCGACGGGTTCTTCGAAGCGGAGCTTTACACCCTGCCGCCGGAGAACTTCTACCTGCCGGTGATCGAGTTCACCGACGACGAACTGGCGGCGCTCAGGACCTCGCTCAGCCTGCTCACCGAAGGCGAGTTCGCCTACGCCGAACCGCTCCGGCTCGCCCTTCAGCAGGTCGCCTGGGGTCACCCGAACCCGTTGGCCGACCCCGACCGGACCCCGGTCTCGATGGCCAAGTTCGCCTCCACCTCCTCGCGTGACCTGACCCAGCGTCTGGCCCGGATCGAGACCGCGATCTCGCGTCACAAGACGGTTACCTTCGAGTACCACACGATCGAGCGCGACGAGGTCGCCCGGCGCAAGGTGGACCCCTACCACCTGGTCTTCCGTGGCGGGCAGTTCTACCTGATCGGATACGCCCATGAGCGCGAAGCGGTCCGGGTGTTCCGGCTCTCCCGGATTCGCGGCAAGGTCGGCTATGCGACCAAGTCCGAACATGACTTCACCCCACCGGAGGAGTTCGAACGGCGGGACTACGCGGAACTCGCCGACTGGCAGCTCGGGGAGCAGACCGGGACCGCCAGACTGTTCTTCCGGGAACGGATCGCCTGGCTGATCGAACGCGATTTCGGCCGCCACGGGACCGTGACCCAGGCCGATCCCGAGGAGACCGGCGAGCCCGGCATCGTGCTCGAAACCGGTTACGCCAGCGAGCGGGAACTGATCGCCTGGGTGCTGCGCTGGCGTCAGAACGCGGAGGTGCTCGGTCCGGAACGCCTGCGTGACGTTGCCGACGACCGGATCGCCCTGCTGCGAGACCGTCACCTCAAGAACTTCGATCTGGCAGACCCCAGCGAGGAGGCCGCACCGCCAGCCCGGGAGCGGCGTCAACGCAAGAAGAGCCGCAGCCCGGCTGCGATCCGGCCGGAACGGTTCGGCCGGCTGGTCACCCTGGCCGGGATGCTCATCGGTGCCGCCAAGGAGAACCGGCTGCTCTCGGTGAGCGATCTCTGCCGTCGCTTCGAGCTCTCCGCCGAGGAGCTGCGGAACGACATCGACGTGTTGAACGTGGTCAACTTCGGCGGCGGCACCTACGTCCTTTACGCCGAGATCAAGGGTGGCTCGATCGAGATCGACTCGGAACCGTACGGGGACTCGTTTGCCCGGCCGGCCCGGCTGCTGCCGCTTGAAGCCAAGGCCCTGGTCGCGGCGATCGACCTGGTCGGCGACCATCTGCCCCAGACCCGGCTCGACTCGGCCCGGGAGAAGATCATCGAGGCGCTCGGCCACGACCCCGCCCGCGAGGGACTGGCGATCGCGGTCGAGTCCGGGGGTGCGGCCGCGGCCCGGGTGGTGAACGAGGCGATTGCCGCGCACCGGGTGCTGAAACTCAACTACTACAAGGAGAACGAGGACACCTTCTCCGAACGCACGGTCGAGCCGTACCGGTTGGAGAACGGCCGTGAGGGCTGGTACGCGGAGTGCTTCGATCTCGATCGGAAGGCGATGCGCCACTTCAAGCTCGACCGGATCAAGACCGCGGAGATCACCGGGGAGAGCTTCGATCCCCGTCCCGAGGCGATCGAACTGGCCGGGGTGGAGGGCTGGATGAGCGACGGCAAGGTACCGGAGGCTTCGGTCGCCCGGGTCTGGGTGTCCCCCGAGCGTTCGCGCTGGCTCAGGGAGGAACGCAACGTGGTCGAGGAACTGGTTGACGGTTCGGTGGTGGTCGAGCTGCCGTACGCAGGTACCCCCTGGCTGGTCCGGGAGATCCTCCGCGGCGCCGGTGACCTGGTCGTGCTCGATCCGCCCGAGGCCCGTGAGGCAATCAGCCGGGAGCTCGCCGCCTGA
- a CDS encoding sulfatase-like hydrolase/transferase produces the protein MARTDYTGRRIWLVWGELAGLWTLVFAQRAFDRIASGPDAFTQIGADRLDLILIIIVVALLPPTVAWLVEIAVARLRSPAAAHRLHAVIFGAAIGLVFWQFAVAQGLAVPLRFLPAIALGAGGTWLYLNARVIRQFTELLALATPVVIAIFAFTYPASAQMLPSKSPSEVAPITARTPVVLVVFDEFPLDMLLDRKGRVDHRLFPNFARLARSSTWYPNARAVTASTIRAVPAIMSGRLPSSRSRPLVSDHALPDNLCDLLDRGGYRVNAVETITEFCGARHSRPDRLRTMLSRTLASGVVPPSGLLPEISDSLVAPPPGPIPSFSGGRAEEFNRFIDSIGTDRRSFNFAHPMLPHRRWMYMPDGSRFTPDPRPWGLRRPERDFLFQQAMLQVGFVDREIGRLVARMKARGIWRDSLLVVTADHGLNMTFRGQADDLPETGQPTWDSRDLTAENAGALLPIPLFVKFPGQNGGRTERAEVTSADIAPTVFRELGMNPPAEDPLDGRPLQEERPARIDPIRALSRTGNLNVPRETYRDARREARLLRQRLFARGSFYATGGHPGLIGSAVADRPGLVPVHVLADRGPAGPDGGPKVGPGRWLFRLGERLPGPGRAVAIAVNGKVVATVRPWYDRRTGEWTAGIILPDSAFRALGNQVTVHAIPPTR, from the coding sequence ATGGCCCGGACCGACTACACAGGGCGCAGGATCTGGCTCGTCTGGGGTGAGCTCGCCGGGCTCTGGACCCTGGTATTTGCCCAGCGGGCCTTCGATCGGATCGCCTCCGGCCCGGACGCATTCACCCAGATCGGGGCGGACCGGCTCGATCTGATCCTGATCATCATCGTGGTGGCCCTGCTGCCCCCGACCGTCGCCTGGCTGGTCGAGATCGCGGTCGCCCGGTTGCGTTCCCCGGCTGCCGCCCACCGTCTTCACGCGGTCATTTTCGGCGCGGCGATCGGCCTCGTCTTCTGGCAGTTTGCGGTCGCTCAGGGGCTGGCGGTTCCGCTTCGCTTCCTGCCGGCGATCGCCCTCGGGGCGGGTGGAACCTGGCTCTACCTGAACGCGAGGGTGATCCGGCAGTTCACCGAACTGCTCGCCCTGGCGACCCCGGTGGTGATCGCGATCTTTGCCTTCACCTATCCCGCCTCGGCCCAGATGCTGCCGTCGAAATCCCCCTCCGAGGTCGCGCCGATCACGGCCCGGACCCCGGTCGTACTGGTGGTCTTCGACGAGTTCCCGCTCGACATGCTGCTCGACCGGAAGGGAAGAGTTGATCACCGGCTTTTCCCCAACTTCGCCCGGCTGGCCCGCAGCTCAACCTGGTACCCGAACGCGCGGGCGGTGACCGCATCGACGATCCGGGCGGTTCCGGCGATCATGAGTGGCCGGCTGCCGAGTTCCAGATCCCGCCCGCTGGTCTCCGATCACGCCCTGCCCGACAATCTCTGTGATCTGCTCGATCGCGGTGGCTACCGGGTCAACGCGGTCGAGACGATCACCGAGTTCTGTGGGGCCAGGCACTCCCGGCCGGACCGGCTGAGGACGATGCTCTCCCGCACACTCGCCTCCGGGGTGGTCCCGCCGAGCGGGCTTCTGCCGGAGATCAGCGACAGCCTGGTCGCCCCGCCCCCGGGGCCGATCCCGTCCTTCTCGGGTGGCCGGGCCGAGGAGTTCAACCGGTTCATCGACTCGATCGGTACAGACCGACGCAGCTTCAACTTCGCCCATCCGATGCTGCCCCACCGCCGCTGGATGTACATGCCGGACGGGAGCCGGTTCACACCCGATCCGAGGCCGTGGGGTCTGCGTCGTCCGGAGCGGGACTTCCTGTTCCAGCAGGCGATGCTTCAGGTCGGGTTCGTCGACCGGGAGATCGGGCGGCTGGTCGCGAGGATGAAGGCCCGGGGGATCTGGCGGGACTCGCTGCTGGTGGTGACCGCCGACCACGGTCTGAACATGACCTTCCGGGGCCAGGCGGACGATCTCCCCGAAACCGGTCAGCCAACCTGGGACAGCCGCGACCTGACCGCAGAGAACGCCGGGGCACTGCTGCCGATCCCGCTGTTCGTCAAGTTCCCCGGCCAGAACGGCGGCCGGACCGAGCGGGCGGAGGTCACCTCGGCCGATATCGCGCCGACCGTTTTCAGGGAACTCGGGATGAATCCTCCGGCCGAAGACCCGCTCGACGGTCGGCCCCTTCAGGAGGAGCGCCCCGCGCGGATCGATCCGATCAGGGCGTTGAGCCGGACCGGCAACCTGAACGTGCCCCGGGAGACGTACAGGGACGCCCGCCGGGAAGCCCGCCTGCTCCGACAGCGGCTGTTCGCCCGCGGCAGCTTCTACGCAACCGGAGGACATCCGGGGCTGATCGGCTCCGCGGTGGCCGACCGGCCCGGTCTGGTCCCGGTGCATGTGCTTGCCGACCGGGGTCCGGCCGGTCCCGACGGCGGGCCGAAGGTCGGCCCCGGACGCTGGCTGTTCCGGCTCGGGGAGAGGCTGCCGGGTCCGGGTCGGGCGGTGGCGATCGCGGTCAACGGGAAGGTTGTGGCCACGGTCCGGCCCTGGTACGACCGCCGCACCGGCGAGTGGACCGCCGGAATCATCCTGCCGGACTCCGCCTTCCGTGCCCTCGGCAACCAGGTAACGGTCCACGCGATCCCGCCAACCCGGTAA
- a CDS encoding type II toxin-antitoxin system HicB family antitoxin, with translation MELHLKLHAEDGAFWAEVQELPGCFAAGDTLEELTESLNEALALYLEEEPVNPDRISPSALDFSRSETLTLNA, from the coding sequence ATGGAACTTCACTTGAAACTGCATGCTGAGGACGGGGCGTTCTGGGCTGAGGTCCAGGAGTTGCCGGGGTGCTTCGCTGCCGGCGACACTCTGGAGGAACTCACCGAGTCATTGAACGAGGCGCTCGCTCTCTACCTCGAAGAAGAACCGGTCAACCCGGACAGGATCTCACCGTCGGCACTGGACTTCAGCAGGAGTGAGACCCTGACCCTCAACGCCTGA
- a CDS encoding sulfatase-like hydrolase/transferase has translation MGARPTGKELLLGGGHLAAVWALAFVQPLLDLLGRNPDFFVARGNDPGDVLILAIGFTLLPPLLLLGVEAIVVRFSPLVYNWLHLLLLGGIAAVFFVEVISKLFESPTLLILLFAIGSGALFAWAAHRLDFFRNLLDILILAPVVILVLFVFASPASKVIFPGESEAIARTGGGGDSPVVLMIFDELGNSDLMSSPGKVDRRRFPNFARLARQSTWYINQSTVDFFTPRAVPAILTGRHPPDDALPTTRDQPENIFTLLGGDRPVHAMEPVTSLCPVELCPASGSEPSRTERLTALLSDLRYVEGRLILPPRLADRLPDVSSTFQDFGLSGRDRQSERTDRFFLKELGSGPDPGGYRSFIRGIPDSRRGLTVMHLVLPHQPWHLTADGRTYNWSPIDVLWNPENDRWLVDSDGIASAQARMYTQAGFADRLLGRMEQALRRKGIWDDAIVVVAADHGISFEGDGVARRRVDRRAMGEVANPPLFIKYPGRQQGTISRKHSTTLDILPTIARAVGVSDGYRFDGVPLQGPVPKRPATVKDVLNDDRELSIGIPQMIAQRNAAIARSRERLGDGPLYTLGPAPELIGRRVRSVPPDVTLAELDSPGLWQDVHPGQEPLPIDVTGRLAEPYGPGTLVAVAVNGRIGGTARSFEFQAANRFGALVDPATLKPGRNEIGIYAVEGNRLMPLGDNLE, from the coding sequence ATGGGCGCACGACCCACCGGAAAAGAACTGCTGCTCGGCGGTGGCCATCTGGCCGCCGTCTGGGCGCTTGCCTTCGTCCAGCCGCTGCTTGACCTGCTGGGCCGGAACCCGGACTTCTTCGTCGCCCGGGGCAACGATCCCGGCGACGTCCTGATTCTCGCGATCGGCTTCACCCTGTTGCCGCCCCTGCTGCTGTTGGGGGTCGAGGCGATCGTGGTCCGGTTCAGTCCGCTCGTCTACAACTGGCTTCACCTGCTGCTGCTCGGCGGGATCGCGGCCGTCTTCTTCGTCGAGGTCATCTCGAAGCTGTTCGAGAGCCCGACCCTGCTGATCCTGCTGTTCGCCATCGGGTCGGGGGCACTTTTCGCCTGGGCCGCCCACCGGCTGGACTTCTTCCGGAACCTGCTTGACATCCTGATTCTCGCCCCGGTCGTGATCCTCGTCCTGTTCGTGTTCGCGAGCCCGGCCTCGAAGGTGATCTTCCCCGGCGAGAGCGAGGCGATCGCCCGGACCGGGGGCGGCGGAGACAGCCCGGTGGTGCTGATGATCTTCGACGAGCTCGGCAACTCCGACCTGATGTCCTCTCCCGGGAAGGTCGACCGGCGGCGCTTCCCCAACTTCGCCCGTCTCGCCCGCCAGTCCACCTGGTACATCAACCAGTCCACCGTGGACTTTTTCACCCCACGGGCGGTTCCGGCAATCCTCACCGGCCGCCACCCGCCGGACGACGCCCTGCCGACCACCCGCGACCAACCCGAGAACATCTTCACCCTGCTCGGCGGGGACCGTCCGGTTCACGCGATGGAACCGGTCACATCGCTCTGCCCGGTGGAGCTCTGCCCGGCCTCCGGAAGCGAACCGTCCCGCACCGAACGGTTGACCGCACTCCTCTCGGACCTCAGATACGTCGAGGGCAGGTTGATCCTGCCCCCGAGGCTGGCCGACCGGCTGCCGGATGTGAGCAGCACCTTTCAGGACTTCGGGCTTTCGGGCCGTGACCGGCAGTCGGAACGGACCGATCGGTTCTTCCTGAAGGAGCTCGGTTCCGGTCCCGACCCGGGCGGTTACCGATCGTTCATCCGGGGGATTCCGGACAGTCGTCGGGGCCTGACCGTGATGCACCTGGTCCTGCCCCACCAGCCGTGGCACCTGACCGCCGACGGACGGACCTACAACTGGTCACCGATCGATGTGCTCTGGAACCCCGAGAACGACAGGTGGCTGGTCGACAGCGACGGGATCGCCTCCGCCCAGGCCCGGATGTACACACAGGCCGGATTCGCCGACCGGCTGCTCGGCCGGATGGAACAAGCCCTCCGGCGGAAGGGCATCTGGGACGATGCGATCGTGGTGGTGGCCGCCGATCACGGGATCTCCTTCGAGGGTGACGGGGTGGCCCGCCGCCGGGTTGATCGGCGGGCGATGGGCGAGGTGGCCAACCCGCCACTCTTCATCAAGTACCCGGGCCGGCAACAGGGGACGATCAGTCGCAAGCACAGCACCACCCTCGACATCCTGCCGACGATCGCCCGGGCGGTCGGGGTGAGCGACGGCTACCGGTTCGACGGGGTGCCGCTGCAGGGGCCGGTCCCGAAGCGGCCGGCCACGGTGAAGGATGTGCTGAACGACGACCGGGAGCTCTCGATCGGGATTCCGCAGATGATTGCCCAGCGAAACGCCGCGATCGCCCGTTCCCGGGAACGGCTCGGCGACGGCCCGCTCTACACCCTGGGACCGGCCCCGGAACTGATCGGCCGTCGAGTCCGGTCGGTACCGCCGGACGTGACCCTGGCCGAACTCGACAGCCCGGGACTTTGGCAGGACGTCCATCCGGGACAGGAACCACTGCCGATCGATGTGACCGGCCGGCTGGCTGAGCCCTACGGTCCCGGGACCCTGGTTGCGGTCGCGGTCAACGGCAGGATCGGGGGCACGGCAAGATCGTTCGAGTTCCAGGCGGCAAACCGTTTCGGCGCCCTGGTCGACCCGGCCACCCTGAAACCCGGCCGAAACGAGATCGGGATCTACGCGGTCGAAGGCAACCGCCTGATGCCGTTGGGCGACAACCTGGAGTGA
- a CDS encoding MBL fold metallo-hydrolase: MSDEVTDGAAPGFPDIWRVVADNPGPLTLTGTNTYLVGRDPCWVIDPGPEDDRHVAAVVEAAEGRGGAAGAVISHHHADHTGGIPAIEKLGIEVTQPVDGERYGPLEAVATPGHAIDHFCFFADLPEGLEKPGPSVSPVT, from the coding sequence GTGAGCGATGAAGTGACTGACGGGGCGGCCCCGGGTTTCCCGGACATCTGGCGGGTGGTTGCCGACAATCCGGGCCCCCTGACCCTGACCGGAACCAACACCTACCTGGTCGGGCGCGACCCCTGCTGGGTGATCGATCCGGGACCGGAGGACGATCGGCATGTCGCTGCCGTGGTTGAGGCTGCCGAGGGGAGGGGCGGGGCCGCCGGGGCGGTCATCTCCCACCATCACGCCGATCACACCGGCGGCATCCCGGCGATCGAGAAACTCGGCATCGAGGTGACCCAGCCGGTCGACGGGGAGCGTTACGGGCCGCTGGAGGCGGTCGCCACCCCCGGGCACGCGATCGACCATTTCTGCTTCTTCGCCGACCTGCCGGAGGGACTGGAGAAACCGGGACCGTCTGTTTCACCGGTGACCTGA
- a CDS encoding MBL fold metallo-hydrolase codes for MSDEVSDGEAPGFPDIWRVVADNPGPLTLTGTNTYLVGRDPCWVIDPGPEDNAHVEAVLRAAGERGGAAGALVSHSHADHTGAVPAVEALGIKVIKPVDGERYGPLEAVATPGHAIDHFCFFADLPEGPGETGTVCFTGDLILGWGSTYVPPDGGSLASYMDSLRLVRSRQPTLLCPGHGPWITAAEDKIEEYIDHRQAREDGLVACLERGIRSRMELLNEVWSDVPEILRPTAAVVLEAHLQKLEAEGRIPADLAE; via the coding sequence GTGAGCGATGAAGTGAGTGACGGGGAGGCACCGGGATTTCCGGACATCTGGCGGGTGGTTGCGGACAACCCTGGCCCGCTCACCCTGACCGGCACCAACACCTATCTGGTCGGGCGCGACCCCTGCTGGGTGATCGACCCCGGGCCGGAAGACAATGCCCATGTCGAGGCTGTCCTGCGGGCGGCCGGGGAGCGGGGCGGGGCGGCCGGTGCCCTGGTCTCCCACTCGCATGCCGATCACACCGGGGCAGTCCCGGCGGTCGAGGCCCTCGGGATCAAGGTGATCAAGCCGGTCGACGGGGAGCGTTACGGGCCGCTGGAGGCGGTCGCCACTCCCGGTCACGCGATCGATCACTTCTGCTTTTTCGCCGACCTGCCGGAGGGACCTGGAGAAACCGGGACCGTCTGTTTCACCGGTGACCTGATCCTCGGCTGGGGATCCACCTACGTTCCCCCGGACGGCGGCTCACTCGCCTCCTACATGGATTCACTCCGGCTGGTCCGCTCCCGGCAGCCGACTCTGCTCTGTCCCGGCCATGGACCCTGGATCACCGCCGCCGAAGACAAGATCGAGGAGTACATCGACCACCGGCAGGCTCGGGAGGACGGGCTGGTCGCCTGTCTGGAGCGGGGGATCCGTTCACGCATGGAACTGCTGAACGAGGTCTGGTCGGACGTCCCGGAGATCCTGCGCCCGACCGCCGCCGTGGTCCTCGAAGCCCACCTCCAGAAGCTGGAGGCCGAAGGCCGCATTCCCGCCGACCTGGCCGAGTGA